A DNA window from Polynucleobacter sp. AP-Titi-500A-B4 contains the following coding sequences:
- the pgi gene encoding glucose-6-phosphate isomerase, producing the protein MSLKPDSNNLQSTQNLHGDMPNGAHSAVDVVLDTAYQGMNQTDWTKLFNTARKSKLPEFISDMFAGKHINQSEDRPALHSALRNLSKSPVILDGQDVMPAVTDVWRRIEALCNKWIGVTDVIHIGIGGSDFGPRLAIEALAHVPDIESRGMRMHFLANIDTAELARILDRAQPNSTRVVIVSKSFTTLETTMNAKAVVAWLKANDCTKGQIAKALFAVTANVPAALEFGVEEDHIFPFWDWVGGRYSVWSAVGLPIALQYGFKTFEEFLAGAHAMDLHFKNAPLENNLPVIMALALLHQQEKHGIKAYAAIPYADALDWFPKWLQQLDMESNGKSIGKNGKPVKHSSPVVFGSAGSNAQHSYFQLFHQGPEIIPIDFIAVRKPMSERPEAVAHHRILLSNCLAQAQALAHGKADSNPNNVYPGKRPSSLLLLPELNAFYLGALLALYENRAAALGALWNINSFDQPGVEYGKVLAKPIEKALASGSDHVVADDSVDSITAARINFLNS; encoded by the coding sequence ATGTCTTTAAAGCCAGATTCGAACAACCTGCAAAGCACCCAAAACCTCCATGGTGACATGCCTAATGGAGCTCACTCTGCAGTCGATGTAGTTTTAGATACCGCCTATCAAGGCATGAATCAGACTGACTGGACTAAGTTATTTAATACGGCACGCAAGTCAAAGCTACCAGAATTTATCTCCGATATGTTTGCTGGTAAACATATTAATCAGAGTGAAGATCGTCCTGCCCTCCATTCAGCACTGCGCAATCTTTCTAAGTCACCTGTCATTTTAGATGGTCAAGATGTGATGCCTGCAGTGACCGATGTATGGCGCCGTATTGAAGCGCTTTGTAATAAATGGATTGGTGTGACCGATGTCATCCATATTGGCATTGGCGGGTCAGACTTTGGCCCACGCTTAGCCATTGAAGCCCTAGCTCATGTTCCCGACATTGAGAGTCGCGGCATGCGCATGCATTTTTTGGCTAACATCGATACCGCTGAATTAGCCCGCATTCTGGATCGCGCGCAACCTAATAGCACGAGAGTGGTAATTGTTTCTAAATCTTTTACCACCTTAGAAACCACCATGAATGCCAAGGCAGTCGTCGCTTGGCTTAAAGCGAATGATTGCACTAAGGGACAAATTGCAAAAGCCTTATTTGCTGTAACAGCTAATGTGCCAGCAGCGCTTGAGTTTGGCGTTGAAGAGGATCATATCTTCCCATTCTGGGATTGGGTAGGCGGTCGTTACTCGGTTTGGTCTGCGGTAGGCTTGCCAATTGCCCTGCAATACGGCTTTAAGACCTTTGAGGAATTTTTAGCTGGCGCTCATGCCATGGATTTGCATTTTAAGAATGCGCCCCTTGAGAACAATCTGCCCGTCATCATGGCACTAGCTTTGCTCCATCAACAAGAAAAACATGGCATCAAAGCTTATGCAGCTATTCCGTATGCGGATGCACTAGATTGGTTTCCAAAATGGTTACAACAACTCGATATGGAAAGTAATGGCAAGAGTATTGGTAAAAATGGTAAGCCAGTTAAGCATTCCTCTCCTGTTGTTTTTGGTAGCGCAGGTAGCAATGCTCAGCATTCCTATTTCCAGCTATTCCATCAAGGCCCAGAAATCATTCCAATTGATTTCATCGCAGTCAGAAAGCCGATGAGTGAACGCCCCGAGGCGGTGGCACATCACCGCATTTTGCTATCGAATTGCCTAGCTCAAGCCCAGGCATTGGCTCACGGTAAAGCAGATAGCAACCCAAACAATGTCTATCCAGGCAAACGCCCAAGTAGCCTATTACTCCTGCCCGAACTCAATGCTTTCTATTTGGGTGCATTGCTCGCACTTTATGAAAACCGTGCGGCTGCACTTGGTGCTTTGTGGAATATCAATAGCTTTGATCAGCCTGGCGTTGAGTACGGCAAGGTGCTCGCTAAACCGATTGAGAAAGCCCTCGCTAGTGGCTCCGATCACGTTGTTGCGGATGACAGCGTTGATTCAATTACTGCGGCACGTATTAATTTTCTGAATTCTTAA
- a CDS encoding NAD(P)/FAD-dependent oxidoreductase: MEQVDCVVVGAGVVGLAVAREMALQGRETILLERESAFGTISSARNSEVIHAGIYYPKDSLKAKLCVEGNRLLYEYCRSHQVATQPYGKLIVASDETQIDDLQAILYKAQNNGVPEIKMISGDEAKTLEPNLKCVAAILSSTTGIIDSHGYMLSLLGGFEDAGGMVAYQSPLISAKPIGNNAEGGYQLVIGGVDGMQIQTKLLINCAGMSAPAIAQKIEGLKKDQIPKAYFAKGNYFSLSGKSPFTHLIYPIPEPGGLGVHLTLDMGGQAKFGPDVEWLDIEAEEQIDYTVNPKRGEGFYEAVRRYWPGLKDNALQPDYSGVRAKIVPPNAPAGDFCFNGPREHGLHGLYNLYGFESPGLTSSLAIAKHLEGQIKNSL, encoded by the coding sequence ATGGAGCAGGTGGATTGTGTTGTGGTGGGTGCCGGAGTAGTCGGTCTAGCAGTCGCTCGCGAGATGGCGCTCCAGGGTCGCGAGACGATTTTGCTCGAGCGTGAAAGTGCATTTGGCACCATCAGCAGCGCTCGCAATAGCGAAGTGATTCATGCCGGCATTTACTACCCTAAGGATTCTCTTAAGGCCAAGCTTTGCGTCGAAGGTAATCGATTGCTCTACGAATATTGCCGTAGCCATCAAGTTGCCACTCAGCCCTATGGCAAGCTCATCGTGGCTAGCGATGAAACCCAAATCGATGATCTCCAGGCGATTCTCTATAAAGCACAAAACAATGGCGTACCAGAGATCAAGATGATTTCTGGTGATGAGGCCAAAACCTTAGAGCCAAACCTGAAGTGTGTGGCCGCGATTCTCTCGTCGACTACTGGCATTATCGATAGTCATGGTTATATGCTCTCGCTGCTCGGAGGCTTTGAGGATGCGGGCGGCATGGTAGCTTATCAATCACCATTAATCAGTGCGAAACCAATTGGCAATAACGCGGAAGGTGGATATCAATTAGTAATTGGCGGTGTCGATGGTATGCAAATCCAAACAAAACTTCTAATCAATTGCGCTGGCATGAGTGCGCCAGCAATTGCGCAAAAAATTGAGGGACTAAAAAAAGATCAAATACCCAAAGCGTATTTTGCAAAAGGTAATTACTTTTCTCTGTCAGGTAAATCGCCATTTACACATTTGATTTATCCCATTCCGGAGCCGGGTGGTTTAGGTGTACATCTCACTTTAGATATGGGTGGTCAGGCTAAATTTGGTCCTGATGTGGAGTGGTTGGATATTGAGGCAGAAGAGCAAATTGATTACACCGTCAATCCAAAGCGTGGAGAGGGTTTTTATGAGGCCGTGAGGCGCTACTGGCCTGGCCTCAAAGACAACGCTCTTCAGCCTGACTATTCAGGGGTGAGAGCGAAAATCGTCCCACCCAATGCACCGGCAGGCGACTTTTGCTTCAATGGTCCTAGAGAGCATGGCCTACATGGGCTCTACAACCTATATGGCTTTGAGTCCCCTGGGCTCACCTCTAGCCTTGCGATTGCTAAGCATTTAGAAGGGCAAATCAAAAATTCCTTATAA
- a CDS encoding aminodeoxychorismate/anthranilate synthase component II codes for MSRHVIVVDAYDSFVHILVAYLQKLGCSISLYRKDDTQLVDAVQNSSGDYLLLGPGPGHPADSGYGRLLHLNAGRIPVLGVCLGHQAIGLHYGCKIEYAKHLMHGKRSWISHDEQGCFKSLPSQKILAMRYHSIVVSEENLPKDILISARSDDDSYVMGIRHAFLDIEGIQFHPESIGTDFGLQILQNFIDTYA; via the coding sequence ATGTCACGTCATGTAATTGTTGTAGACGCGTACGATAGCTTTGTCCATATATTAGTTGCTTATTTGCAGAAATTAGGTTGCTCGATAAGCTTATATCGTAAGGACGATACCCAGTTAGTAGACGCGGTTCAGAATTCTTCCGGGGATTATCTATTGCTTGGTCCTGGCCCTGGTCATCCAGCAGATTCTGGTTATGGCCGCTTACTGCATCTGAATGCGGGACGCATACCGGTTCTGGGGGTTTGCTTGGGGCATCAGGCGATTGGGCTACATTATGGCTGCAAGATTGAGTATGCAAAGCACCTGATGCATGGAAAAAGAAGTTGGATTTCCCATGATGAACAAGGATGCTTCAAATCCTTACCTAGCCAGAAGATTCTCGCTATGCGTTATCACTCTATTGTTGTTTCAGAAGAAAATCTTCCCAAGGATATTCTCATCTCGGCAAGATCTGATGATGACTCCTATGTAATGGGTATTCGACATGCCTTCTTAGATATAGAAGGTATTCAGTTTCACCCTGAAAGTATCGGGACAGACTTTGGCCTACAGATTCTTCAAAATTTTATTGATACTTATGCATAG
- a CDS encoding alkyl/aryl-sulfatase, producing the protein MNIKLTQIALAASLLSSGLLMAAGGGGVIADPGAMQGKHFDIKGKAPSSFTVELQNGLRKTLPFEDKRDFEESKKGFIAAPSYKTIMADAGNVAWDMGSYEFLLQGKDFDSVHPSLQRQAILNMGYGLYEVVPGKIYQVRGFDLANISFIKTNSGWIVFDPLTAKETARAALELVNEKLGKRPVVAVVYSHSHGDHFGGVRGVVDEADVKSGKVKIIAPAGFMDHAIAENVYAGNAMTRRMYFQYGVLLPRSPFGHVDQSIGKNTAAGNLGMIEPNVYINQPYEKMTVDGVEMEFQNTPGTEAPAEMNTYFPQFKAFWAAENITGTIHNIYTLRGALVRDSLAWSKNINNALYRYGNESEVMFASHSWPRWGNERIQEVMRTQRDSYAHLHNEVLHLANNGVTINEIQNVYKQPESLKKQWAAHSYHGSEEHNSRAVINRYLGYWDANPATLAPLSPRDSAPLYVEMMGGSAKIMAKGKELYKQGKYREAMEIVNKLVYAQPSNATAKDLLADIFEQIGYQKESPSMRNSFLGAAYELRHGMPSGASPKSNGPDMIKGMTTELWLNALAISMDSKKAAGMNFVVNLSTPDNGEKFVIEMSNSALTNIKGQQAKNPNLTITLNRSDLEQVMGGQTTFDKLLAEGKVKFDGDRKPFDQLRSTLTVFVPDFELMPGTKGKAVLKPATPAKDPFAAQEVAITAGE; encoded by the coding sequence ATGAATATCAAGCTTACTCAAATTGCGCTGGCGGCTTCATTGCTTTCTTCTGGACTTCTAATGGCTGCTGGTGGGGGCGGTGTTATTGCTGATCCAGGCGCAATGCAGGGCAAACACTTTGATATCAAGGGTAAGGCGCCATCTAGTTTTACGGTGGAGCTCCAGAATGGTTTACGCAAGACATTGCCATTTGAAGATAAGCGCGATTTTGAGGAGTCTAAAAAAGGCTTTATTGCTGCACCTTCATATAAAACCATCATGGCCGATGCGGGCAATGTGGCGTGGGACATGGGTAGTTATGAATTCCTCTTGCAAGGCAAGGACTTTGATAGTGTCCATCCTTCGTTGCAGCGCCAAGCCATCCTCAATATGGGTTATGGACTCTATGAAGTGGTGCCAGGAAAGATCTATCAAGTTCGTGGCTTTGACTTGGCCAATATTAGCTTTATCAAAACAAATTCTGGATGGATTGTGTTTGATCCATTAACTGCAAAAGAAACAGCTCGCGCAGCGCTTGAGCTCGTAAATGAAAAGCTCGGCAAGCGCCCGGTAGTGGCAGTGGTGTATTCACATTCGCATGGAGACCATTTTGGCGGTGTGCGTGGCGTAGTTGATGAGGCGGACGTTAAGAGCGGCAAGGTCAAGATCATTGCCCCGGCAGGCTTTATGGATCATGCAATTGCCGAGAATGTGTATGCCGGTAACGCGATGACGCGCAGAATGTACTTCCAATATGGCGTTCTATTACCCCGTAGCCCATTTGGTCACGTGGATCAATCGATTGGTAAAAATACAGCTGCGGGTAACTTAGGAATGATAGAGCCAAACGTCTATATCAACCAGCCCTATGAAAAAATGACAGTTGATGGCGTAGAGATGGAGTTCCAAAATACCCCCGGAACTGAAGCTCCTGCTGAGATGAACACTTACTTCCCGCAATTTAAAGCATTCTGGGCGGCGGAAAATATTACTGGTACGATTCACAATATCTACACACTACGTGGCGCCTTAGTACGCGATTCACTGGCATGGTCCAAGAATATTAACAATGCTTTATATCGTTACGGCAATGAAAGTGAGGTGATGTTTGCTTCACATAGCTGGCCACGTTGGGGTAATGAGCGTATACAGGAAGTAATGCGTACTCAGCGCGATAGCTATGCTCATCTTCATAATGAAGTTCTGCATTTAGCGAACAACGGTGTAACTATTAATGAGATTCAAAACGTTTATAAGCAGCCTGAGAGCCTCAAGAAGCAGTGGGCAGCGCATAGCTACCATGGCTCTGAAGAGCACAACAGCCGCGCCGTCATTAACCGCTATCTCGGCTATTGGGATGCGAACCCTGCAACCTTGGCGCCGCTATCGCCAAGAGACTCAGCACCTCTTTATGTCGAGATGATGGGCGGCTCTGCCAAGATTATGGCCAAGGGTAAAGAGCTCTATAAGCAGGGCAAATATCGTGAAGCAATGGAGATTGTGAATAAATTAGTCTATGCGCAGCCAAGCAATGCAACTGCAAAAGATTTATTGGCGGACATCTTTGAGCAAATCGGTTATCAAAAAGAGAGCCCAAGTATGCGCAATAGCTTCTTGGGCGCTGCTTATGAACTTCGTCATGGCATGCCAAGTGGTGCTTCTCCAAAGTCCAACGGCCCAGACATGATTAAAGGCATGACGACTGAACTTTGGCTCAATGCATTAGCTATCAGCATGGATAGTAAGAAAGCGGCGGGTATGAATTTTGTGGTCAATCTTTCTACACCAGACAATGGTGAGAAGTTTGTCATCGAGATGAGTAACTCTGCCTTGACGAACATCAAAGGCCAGCAGGCAAAAAACCCAAATCTGACAATTACGTTAAATCGTAGCGATCTTGAGCAGGTAATGGGTGGTCAAACTACATTTGACAAACTCTTGGCTGAAGGCAAGGTGAAGTTTGATGGTGATCGCAAGCCATTTGATCAGCTCAGAAGTACATTGACTGTCTTTGTGCCTGACTTTGAACTCATGCCTGGAACAAAAGGAAAGGCTGTGCTTAAGCCAGCGACTCCTGCAAAAGATCCATTCGCGGCACAAGAGGTGGCCATTACTGCTGGTGAGTAG
- a CDS encoding sensor histidine kinase: protein MKLLIALYFFILAIIQTGLFLGVYHYYRSQSSVRPSPYWMVSLLASIFALIIFGAGVLTISDVAKPEFTFTIANFFFYIATLLQGLFCRSLNQEISKKIKIIFLCSAAIFLIVFELMRIHGNFEIRTVFFCILTSILYSWQIIELKAKRKESPSRQLLYLQYASSAEMFFAIGRIAILIISSLTIREVEQIPQVLILFTITQLVMNTLSYIAIGGYWAERIAVSNAQSKTENQEIRALLQERENLINSLLKANKTAATGALSASIAHELNQPLGASSLNIQFLQKKLSDGQMDPKLQQEVLNTLLLDNERAANIIRTLRSVFADERIESADVGLSQLSNDVLSIARPEIVSKQIKVRQSLPSNLIVQTNRSEIQQVLLNLLNNAIQALASSKQADKEIVIEGRFTGSGVELSIADNGDGVPLQAQANLFELLVDSQKKGMGLGLWLCKHIVMRHGGTIRYEPNLLSGARFIIELPIQSKAI from the coding sequence ATGAAGCTCTTGATTGCCCTGTACTTTTTTATTCTAGCCATCATTCAGACGGGCTTATTTCTGGGCGTTTATCACTATTATCGATCCCAGAGTTCAGTTAGGCCAAGCCCATATTGGATGGTGTCTTTATTGGCCAGCATTTTTGCTCTCATTATCTTTGGGGCGGGCGTTCTCACTATCTCTGATGTTGCAAAACCAGAATTTACTTTCACCATTGCAAATTTCTTCTTTTATATTGCAACTCTTTTACAGGGACTGTTCTGCAGGTCTTTAAATCAAGAGATTTCTAAAAAGATAAAAATAATCTTTTTATGTTCCGCGGCAATTTTCTTGATTGTTTTTGAACTCATGCGAATACATGGTAATTTTGAAATTCGTACCGTATTCTTTTGCATTCTCACCAGCATTCTTTATTCCTGGCAAATCATTGAATTAAAAGCAAAACGCAAAGAATCGCCGTCGCGCCAACTGCTGTACCTGCAATATGCCAGTTCGGCAGAAATGTTTTTTGCAATTGGTCGAATAGCCATTCTGATTATTTCCTCGCTGACCATACGTGAAGTAGAACAAATTCCCCAGGTATTGATTCTCTTTACGATTACGCAATTGGTCATGAATACCTTATCCTACATTGCCATTGGCGGTTATTGGGCAGAGCGTATAGCAGTTAGCAATGCCCAATCCAAAACGGAGAACCAAGAGATTAGAGCGCTACTCCAAGAGCGTGAAAATCTCATTAATTCATTGTTAAAAGCCAACAAGACGGCGGCCACCGGGGCTTTGTCAGCCTCTATTGCCCATGAATTAAATCAGCCGCTAGGGGCAAGTAGCTTAAATATTCAGTTTTTGCAAAAGAAATTATCTGATGGTCAGATGGACCCCAAGCTCCAGCAAGAAGTTTTAAATACCTTACTTTTAGATAATGAGCGAGCTGCTAATATTATTCGCACCCTAAGATCAGTTTTTGCAGACGAGCGCATTGAAAGCGCCGACGTGGGCTTAAGTCAATTAAGTAATGATGTGCTCAGTATTGCAAGGCCAGAGATTGTTTCAAAGCAAATCAAAGTGAGACAATCGCTTCCATCAAACCTCATTGTGCAAACAAATCGTAGCGAGATTCAGCAAGTGTTGTTGAATTTACTCAATAATGCTATTCAGGCATTAGCAAGCTCTAAACAGGCCGATAAAGAAATTGTGATTGAAGGGCGCTTCACCGGGTCTGGCGTGGAATTGTCGATTGCTGACAATGGTGACGGCGTTCCCCTGCAGGCTCAAGCCAATTTATTTGAATTATTGGTTGATAGTCAGAAGAAGGGTATGGGTTTAGGGCTTTGGTTATGCAAGCACATCGTGATGCGCCATGGCGGAACCATTCGTTACGAGCCTAATTTGCTAAGTGGTGCAAGATTCATCATTGAGCTTCCCATTCAATCTAAAGCAATCTAG
- a CDS encoding Trp family transcriptional regulator: MQFLLEQILTSAEINDLLDRVRIYQNLTCTENPQRECAKLLNVSISKVTRGAANLRNPKAKKYWKSKFGAT, translated from the coding sequence ATGCAATTTTTGCTTGAGCAAATTTTAACCTCCGCCGAAATAAACGATCTCTTGGATAGGGTCAGGATTTATCAAAATCTAACCTGTACTGAAAACCCCCAAAGGGAATGCGCTAAATTGCTCAACGTGAGCATCTCGAAAGTGACAAGAGGCGCAGCAAATCTTCGCAACCCTAAGGCAAAAAAATATTGGAAATCAAAGTTCGGTGCTACTTAA
- a CDS encoding anthranilate synthase component I family protein gives MIIYKHIKELDFSEFELGVDGFRSLAFQIYRNLLNEFDSKELMLLESLGPSAIDSRRSLIGINRVLEINVTDQIIIIRGNPQILAKIRRIYRDSYLLESEENALQYRLTDRRSVWDFLRLLDFQFKEIDGGVYAFSIFSYNTIYFIETISGYKKGDAPDIQIICYANYLEFSEDKVQFYEYGFTGVEAIPYSRIACHLKSNELPLKINHQPGFSIEKETQKDEYLKKAKRALGHIGIGDVYQIQIGQKVSIQSDISAIDVYARMRLLNPSPYMYLFDYGCFKIIGASPESFVYMKNGEVLIRPIAGTLAKSSIRTKEAAIEEFDKNPKEIAEHMMLVDLCRNDLCKVGMPDSLQVPHLMSVEEYSHVYHLVSTTKSSISVTADKYDVIQAAFPAGTMTGTPKIRAIELISEIEDSSRGLYAGALGMIGLGVNFINTALCIRTAFECDGTYTLRASAGMVADSLVENEYAETLHKMGSVFKAITDEEISCHVM, from the coding sequence ATGATCATATACAAACATATAAAGGAGCTCGATTTCAGTGAGTTTGAGCTTGGCGTAGATGGATTCCGTTCATTGGCATTTCAAATCTACCGAAATTTACTCAATGAGTTCGATAGCAAGGAATTAATGTTGCTAGAGTCTCTTGGCCCTAGCGCTATCGATTCGAGGAGATCTCTAATTGGGATCAATCGCGTATTGGAGATTAATGTCACCGATCAAATCATCATCATCAGGGGGAATCCTCAGATCCTAGCAAAGATAAGGCGTATTTATAGAGATTCATATTTACTCGAGTCAGAAGAAAATGCATTGCAATATAGACTTACTGATCGTAGGTCTGTGTGGGATTTTTTGAGATTGCTTGATTTTCAATTCAAGGAGATAGATGGAGGGGTGTATGCGTTTTCTATCTTTTCTTACAACACTATTTATTTTATTGAAACGATTTCTGGTTACAAGAAGGGGGATGCTCCAGATATACAAATAATCTGCTATGCAAATTATTTAGAGTTTTCGGAAGATAAGGTTCAATTTTATGAATACGGTTTTACAGGTGTTGAAGCGATTCCTTATTCTAGGATTGCATGCCATTTGAAATCTAATGAATTGCCTTTGAAAATAAATCACCAGCCTGGATTTTCAATAGAAAAAGAAACACAAAAAGACGAGTATCTAAAGAAGGCTAAGCGGGCATTGGGACATATTGGTATTGGTGATGTGTATCAAATTCAAATTGGTCAAAAGGTTTCGATTCAATCCGATATTTCAGCGATTGACGTCTATGCAAGAATGCGATTGTTAAACCCTTCACCTTATATGTACCTATTTGACTATGGGTGTTTTAAGATTATTGGCGCAAGCCCTGAATCATTTGTCTACATGAAGAACGGGGAGGTCCTTATTAGGCCTATCGCCGGAACACTTGCCAAATCATCGATTCGCACAAAAGAGGCCGCTATAGAGGAGTTTGATAAAAATCCTAAGGAGATCGCAGAGCACATGATGTTAGTAGATTTGTGCCGAAATGATCTTTGTAAGGTGGGAATGCCTGACAGCTTACAGGTTCCTCATTTAATGTCTGTTGAGGAATATTCTCATGTGTATCACCTGGTGTCTACTACCAAATCTTCGATTAGCGTAACTGCCGATAAATATGATGTGATCCAAGCTGCATTTCCCGCTGGCACGATGACTGGTACCCCAAAAATTCGTGCCATTGAGTTAATTAGCGAAATCGAGGATAGCTCTAGAGGACTTTATGCTGGCGCGCTAGGTATGATTGGTTTGGGGGTCAATTTCATCAATACTGCACTCTGTATTAGAACGGCTTTTGAATGCGATGGCACATATACATTGCGGGCATCTGCAGGAATGGTTGCAGACTCGCTTGTCGAAAATGAATATGCTGAAACCCTCCACAAGATGGGCTCTGTATTTAAAGCGATTACCGATGAGGAAATTTCATGTCACGTCATGTAA
- a CDS encoding CaiB/BaiF CoA-transferase family protein, with amino-acid sequence MTKTPMNEVSRPLPLLGVRVLDVSQVMAGPYCCMLLADLGADVIKIEPPGTGDQTRGAMGFKMKGSDSMGFLNMNRNKRSLTLNLKTDAGKKVFFELVKTADILVENYRPGVMKKLGIDYPSLQKINPGLVYASISGFGQTGPWADRPGFDLMAQAMSGVMSVTGYPDGPPVKAGVPVADIGCALFAIYGILSAYIGKTKTGEGQFIDASLFDSALAFSIWDTAQYWGTGVEPYKLGTANHMSAPYQAMKASDGYFVMGATNQKLWKLLCEKIGRPELTEDARFKTNPLRLANRLELATELEKTFITKTSEEWVTALLAAGIPAGPINTYPEAFDSEHGRHRNMRMEIDHPIEGKVPNIGFAVKMMGTPQQVRKHPPLLGEHTSELLAELGIKGDELKVLEAGGAFSP; translated from the coding sequence ATGACGAAAACACCTATGAATGAGGTTTCTAGACCCCTTCCCCTTTTAGGAGTGAGGGTATTGGACGTAAGCCAAGTCATGGCTGGGCCTTACTGCTGCATGCTCTTGGCTGATCTTGGCGCCGATGTCATCAAGATTGAGCCACCGGGCACTGGGGATCAGACTCGAGGTGCCATGGGATTCAAGATGAAGGGTTCAGACAGCATGGGCTTTCTGAATATGAATCGCAACAAGCGCAGTCTTACTCTCAATCTGAAAACAGATGCCGGTAAAAAAGTCTTTTTTGAACTGGTTAAAACTGCAGACATCTTGGTGGAAAACTATCGTCCCGGTGTCATGAAAAAACTAGGTATTGATTACCCTTCACTGCAAAAAATAAACCCAGGCTTGGTCTATGCCAGCATCTCTGGGTTTGGGCAAACAGGTCCTTGGGCAGATCGCCCTGGTTTTGATCTGATGGCACAAGCGATGTCCGGCGTCATGAGTGTGACTGGCTATCCTGACGGACCTCCAGTTAAAGCGGGCGTTCCGGTTGCTGATATTGGTTGCGCCCTCTTTGCTATCTATGGAATTTTGTCTGCCTACATTGGTAAAACTAAAACGGGTGAAGGTCAATTTATTGATGCCTCCTTGTTTGATTCTGCTCTCGCATTTTCAATTTGGGATACCGCGCAATACTGGGGTACGGGTGTTGAGCCCTATAAGCTAGGTACCGCTAATCATATGAGCGCTCCTTATCAAGCCATGAAAGCCTCCGATGGCTACTTTGTGATGGGCGCCACTAATCAAAAACTTTGGAAATTGCTTTGCGAAAAGATTGGCCGTCCAGAACTTACTGAAGATGCGCGCTTTAAAACCAATCCACTGCGTCTTGCTAATCGCCTTGAACTGGCAACCGAGCTAGAGAAAACCTTTATTACTAAAACTAGTGAAGAATGGGTAACCGCTTTATTAGCCGCAGGTATTCCAGCCGGCCCAATCAATACCTATCCAGAAGCTTTTGATAGCGAGCATGGTCGTCATCGAAATATGCGTATGGAGATTGACCATCCAATTGAAGGCAAAGTACCAAACATTGGCTTTGCCGTGAAGATGATGGGCACCCCTCAACAAGTTCGCAAACATCCACCTTTATTGGGTGAGCACACAAGTGAGTTATTAGCCGAGCTGGGCATTAAGGGCGATGAACTCAAAGTGCTTGAAGCTGGTGGCGCGTTTAGCCCCTAA
- a CDS encoding flavodoxin family protein — MKVCVLVGSSRKNGLSSQICCILKHRFRLKGLFGNFIHLADRHIEYCDADNHCQLSPCGVPDDLPSILSDMQAADGIIYMPVMHAFGTNSKFQAFLERAGYGYLRPLDRPLKDKVASIVVVGRRYGHTAVYSQIMLNIMLNKMIMAGSGFPPLFLGALGGVQDDFEALEALEQTIDRMHDVHQRFRGANKSLSSTEL, encoded by the coding sequence ATGAAAGTATGTGTATTGGTTGGATCTTCACGAAAGAATGGTTTAAGTAGTCAGATCTGCTGCATATTGAAGCATCGATTTAGGCTTAAAGGTTTATTTGGAAATTTCATTCACCTTGCCGATCGTCATATTGAATATTGCGATGCCGATAATCATTGCCAATTATCGCCCTGTGGTGTGCCTGATGATTTGCCAAGTATCTTGTCAGATATGCAGGCTGCTGATGGAATTATTTATATGCCGGTGATGCATGCGTTTGGGACGAATAGTAAATTTCAGGCCTTTTTAGAAAGGGCTGGGTATGGTTACCTGCGCCCCTTGGATCGACCACTTAAAGATAAGGTTGCTAGCATTGTTGTTGTCGGCAGAAGGTATGGTCATACAGCCGTATATTCACAAATCATGCTGAATATCATGCTAAACAAAATGATTATGGCTGGATCGGGTTTTCCACCACTTTTTTTAGGCGCTCTTGGTGGCGTACAAGATGATTTCGAGGCCCTAGAGGCTTTGGAGCAAACTATTGATAGGATGCATGATGTACATCAAAGATTTAGAGGGGCTAACAAGTCCTTAAGTAGCACCGAACTTTGA